A window of Mycobacteriales bacterium genomic DNA:
GTGGGTCGTCGATGCCTACGCGCTGACGTTGGCGGCGCTGCTGCTGACCACCGGCGCGCTCGCGGACATGTACGGCCGCAAACGGCTCTACGTGGTCGGCCTCGCGGTGTTCACCGTCGCGTCCGTGCTCTGTGGGGTCGCGCAGGGATCGGTGATGCTCGAGCTCTCGCGAGCGCTGCAAGGCATCGGCGGCGCCACGATGTTCTCCGTGTCGCTGGCGCTGCTCGCCCACGCGTTCCGGGGCAAGGACCGCGGCGTCGCGTTCGGCGTGTGGGGAGCGACGACCGGCTTCGCGGTCGCGGTCGGCCCGGTCCTCGGCGGCGCACTGGTGAGCGGCCTGTCGTGGCGCTACATCTTCTTCGTCAACCTGCCGATCGGCATCGGCGCGCTGGCGCTGACGATCTTCCGCGTCGACGAGTCACGCGACCCGCAGCCGCGCAAGCCCGACTGGTGGGGCTTCATCTTGTTCACCGCCGGGCTGGCCGGGGTGATCTACGCGCTGATCGAGGCCGGTCTCACCAGCTTCGGCTCGACGCGGGTGGTGGCGTGCTTCGCGGCCGGCGGCGTCCTCATCGCTGCCTTCCTCGTCGCCGAGCGATTCGTCGCCCACCCGATGTTCGAGCTGTCACTGTTCCGGTTGCCGACCTTCAGCGGCGGCGCGATCGCCGCCTTCGGGATCTCGGCGAGCATCTTCTCGATGCTGCTCTACATCACCCTCTACCTGCAGGACCTGCTGCAGTACAGCGCGTTGCAGACGGGCGTGCGGCTGGTGATTCTCTCGGGCGGGATCCTGGTCGTCGCGACGATCGCCGGCCGGGTGTCCTCGCACGTGCCGGTGCGACTGCTGATCGGACCCGGTCTGCTCATCGTGGGTGTGTCGATGCTGCTGATGCGCGGGCTGTCCGCCGGTTCGTCGTGGACCCATCTGATCCCGGGGATGATCGTTGGCGGGGTCGGGGTCGGCATGATCAACCCGCCGTTGGCCTCGACCGCGGTGGGCGTCGTCCAGCCGCAGCGGGCAGGCATGGCCTCGGGGATCAACTCGACGTTCCGCCAGGTCGGCATCGCGACCGGCATCGCGCTGCTCGGCACGCTGTTTTCGAAGAAGGCGGGCAGCGATGTCACCAAGCAGCTCGCGCACACCCCGCTCGCCGGCAAGGCGAAAGCGCTGTCCGGCGCGTTGCAGAACGGCGAAGCGACCTCCTATCTGAAGCACCTCCCGCCGCAACAGGTGCAGCTCGCCGCGCACGCGGCCCGAGCGAGCTTCACGGCGGCGTTGAACGAGATCCTGCTGGTCGCGGCGATCATCGCGTTCGTGGCCGGCGCGCTCGCCCTTGCCCTGATCCGCGCCAAGGACTTCGTGCAGCACGAGGCGGTCGGCGGCGCCGGCTGACCTCAGCTGCCGGTGATGCTGGGCCGGCCGGTCTCGAGGTGGCCGACGTAACGGCGTGACCACGAATCGTCTCCGGTGATCGTGACGGTCACGTCGTACCACCCGTGGCTGGCCGCCACCGGGTCCAGCAAGTGGTGTCGCTCGCTGCCCGCCGGCACCCTCACGCGGGCGGTGTGCGGGCGGCCGTAGTGCTCGCTGCGGATCGAGAACGTCACGGGGTGCTTGCCGGCGTTGCGCAGGTGCAGGTCGAGGACCGGGTCGTGGTGAAGGCCGCGCGGGTAGTACTCGGCGCTCACCTGCGAGGTGGCGTCGCCGGTCAACGCGTTGCCGGTGAAGTGGCGAAGGAACCGGTTGGGCCCGATCACCGTCACGTCGTAGCGCCCGGGGAGTGCGATGCCGAACAGCTCGACGTCGGCAGTGACGGCTTGCTTCGCACTGTCGCGCACCGGGTCGACGGTGTGCTGGCTGGGCGCGTTGCGCGGATAGTCGCCGTACGACGGGTTCAGCGAGGCGTTGTTGTAGACCGCGAAGTGGCTGGCCTTCGCGACGTGCGGCCCGTTGTTGCTGAACGAGATCGTCACGGTTGTGGTCGCCAGACCGAGGCGCACGCCGACGAGGTTCGCGTTGGGTTGGTAGGGCAGCGGCCGGGCCGGTCGGGTGCCCGGCTCCTGCCTCGGCATCCGGTTGCTCACCACGGGCGGGCTGTAGCCGTCGCCCGGCGGGTCGCCGGTCACCGACGTCGCGGGAAGGCGGGGGAGTCCGTAGACCGGTGCGTCGAAGTCGAACGCGCGGGTCAGGTCGCCGCAGACCTTGCGTCGCCAGGCGCTGATGTTGGGGCAGATCGCCGGCTTGCCGAGCGCGGACGTCCACTTCTCCAGGAACTGGAGCACCGAGGTGTGGTCGCAGACTTCCGAGGTCACCCAGCCGCCACGGGTCCACGGCGAGACCAGGATGAGCGGCACCCGGAAGCCGAGGCCCACCGGGACCGCGTTGGTATTGCCGCCGAAGAGGATCCCGTAGCCGCCGCTGCCGAGCAACTCGTCGTACCACTCGTCGGTCGTGTCGGGAGGTGCGACCGGCGGCGGCACGTGGTCGAACTGGCCGTCGTTCTCGTCGTAGTTGATGATGACCAGGGTCGAGTCGAAGACGTCCGGGTCGGCGTTGAGCGCTTCGAGCACGCCGTTGACGAAGTAGGCGCCGTCGTTCGGTGCGCCGTCCGGATGCTCGGAGAACGCCTGGTTGGTCACCACCCACGACACCCGGGGCAGGGTCCCGGCCTTGACGTCGGCGCGGATGGCGTTGGCCAGGTTGTCGGCGTTGGCGCTGATGCCGGTCACCGGCTCCGCGACGCGCGCGACCCCGCCCTCGTAGTACGGGTTGCCGGGCGCGGCCTTGCCGCCCTGGTCGGGGTCGAGCTCGGCGAAGGTCTTGAAGTACTGCAGCCCGGCGTCGCCGTAGTTGTCGATGCACTGGTAGAGCCGCCAGCTGACGCCGGCCTTCTGCAGCGTCTCCGCGTAGGACTCCCACGGCAGGAAGCGGCCGAGCTCGTCGGCTCCCTCGTAGGCGGTGTACCCGCTGTGCTTCTGCGCGGCGTCGACCGTGCCGCCCCACAGATACGTGCGGTTCGGTCCGGTCGAGCTCAGCACCGAGCAGTGGTAGGCGTCACCGACCGTGTAGAGGTCGGCGAGCGCGTAGTGGAACGGGATGTCGCTGCGGTCCAGGTAGCCCAGTGTCGTGAGGCCGAGCTTCGCCTCGACCCATCCGTTCATCAGCCCGCCGGCCCAGGCGCCGTGCTGGTCGTCCCAGCTGTGCGACGTGCCGCCGTACCCCTGGGCACCTCGCTTGCCCGACGACGGCCGGTTGTAGCCCGGGTACTCCTCTGCCGGGGCCTCACTGAGGTGCCACGGGTACTGGGTCAGCACCGTCGGCAGGCCTTGCACGCCGATCGGCTGCTGGAACACCGAATACCCGCCGGGCAGGGTGATCGTCGAGCGGTCGCCGAAGCCGCGCACTCCGCGCAGCGTCCCGAAGTAGTGGTCGAAGCTGCGGTTCTCCTGCATCAGGATCACGACGTGCTCGATGTCGCGCAGGTCGCCGTACCGGCGGCGTCGGTTGTGCTGCCTCGGGGTCGCAGCGGACGCCGAGCCGGCTCCAACGACAGCCGCGCCGGCGGTCGCCGCACTCGCGGCCAGGAAGCGCCGCCGCGACAGGCCTGGCACGGTGAAACCCCCACGTCTCGGTACGGCGGACGGTGGTGAGTATCCAGGCGACGACCGCGACTCACCTGACGCCGGGCTGACGATCAGTCAACCGGTATTCAAACAGGCGGCATCGGCGTGATGCTGTCAGGTTCCCGACAGATGAGCGTGCACGCCGTTGGCGGCGGCGAACCGGGGGCATTAGGTTGCCGAGCACCTCGGCCGGTAGGGCCACAGACATCAGGGGGTTGGGCAATGCGGAATGGATCTGTACTGCGGTCGCGGGTGGCCGCTGTCGCTGCGGGGACCGTCATCCTCGCCAGCGTCGGGGGCGTTGCGGCTGCGGCGTCGGGCGGTTTCAGCGCATCACAACGCGCGACGATCACTCACCTGATCAAGCGGTATCTCACCAATCACCCGGCTCCCGCGGGGCCGCAGGGCCCGGCAGGTCCGGCAGGTCCGGCAGGACCGGCAGGTCCCGCAGGACCGGCAGGACCGCAGGGCCCCGCTGGCACTGCCGGGACCGGTGGCACGAGCGGCGCCTCAGGCACGACCGTCACTGCCGCGACCGGCGACGCCTCGATCGGAGTCAACCTTGCGCTCACTCCGGTCGGCACCAACGTCGTGGTCGGTGGCATCGAGACCATGGGCGGTGTGGCCCCGCAGACGGCCTCGGGTGACGTGGTGGTGCCGGCTGGCGGCGCGACGCTCCTGATCAGCGGCACGATCGACATCAGCGGCAACGGTGCGGCGGCGAGCGGGTCCTGCTCGGTGTACGTCGGCGCGCCCGGCTCCAACCTCGCCAGCTCGAAGCAGGCCAGTCAGTCCGTGTACTGGAACATCGGTACGTCGGGTGACATCGAGGTGCCGATCACGGCGAGTGCGACTGAGGCTGCCGGCAGCTACAACGTGCTGATGGCCTGCTCCGCTGAGCATGCCGGCGCGCTCGCAGTCCAGGCGCCGACGGTGGACAACACGCACGTCAACGTGATCGCGGTCGCCAGCTAGTCGATCAGCGAAAAAGGAGCGTGCCGACGAAAGTCGGCACGCTCCTTTCGCTTTCCGGCGCGGATCAGGTGGTGAAATCGGGCATCACGTCGCGGGCGAACGCCTCGACGTTCGCCTCGCCGTCACCGGGCCAGCCACACACCAGGTAGCCGTAGCCGGCGTCACGCCACTTGCCGGCGTGCTTGCGGGCGGTCTCGAGGTCGTCGAGGGACAGGGAGCCGGCGCGCGTGATCGATGCCGGGTCGCGGCCGGCCTGCTCGGCGAGCTTCGTGAGGTGGGTGTTGGCCTCCTCCATCGACTTCGGCGAGCCGAACGAGTGCCAGACGTCGGCGTACTTCGCCGCGAGCGGGATCGTGCGCTTCATCCCCGATCCGCCGATCCAGATCGGCGGGTGCGGTCGCTGCACGGGCAGCGGGCGCAGGTAGGCCTGGTTCAGCGAGACCTGGTGCCCCGCGTAGTCGACGACCTCACCGGTGTAGAGGCGCGTCACGATCTCCAGAGCGTCTTCCAGGAGGTCGAAGCGCTCGCCGAGCGGCGGGAACGGGATGCCGAGCTCGGTGTGCTCTTTGTCGTACCACGCGGCGCCGAGCGAGAGCTCGAGGCGGCCGTGCGAGGCGTGGTCGATCGTCAGCGCCTGCGCCGCGAGCACCGACGGGTGGCGATAGGTCACCCCGGTGACCAGCAGGCCCAGCCGGATCTTCGACGTGACGCCGGCGAGTGCCGCCAGCGTCGTCATTCCTTCGAAGGTCTCGCCGGGCCCGTCGCCGTACATCGGCTGGAAGTGGTCGAAGCCCCACACCCCGTCGAAGCCGAGGTCCTCGGCGAGCTTCACCCGCCGTACCAGCTCGTCCCAGGAGATCCGCTGCTGCGCTACGTCAAGTCCGAATCGCACCTGCTCAACCTAATCGGAGTTGATCAGGCGGCGAGGGCGGGCTCCGGCTCGACGGCGACGGCAGGCGCCCGCTCGCCGAAGAAGTCGTTGGGCAGCGCGAGCCGGAACACCGTCGCCCAGGCGGAGAACAGCTGGCGCGGGAACGGTCCGGTGACGTAGCTCAGGCCGTACCGCTCGAAGACCTCCCGCACCTTCGGAGCGATCTCCTGGTAGCGGTTGCTCGGCAGGTCCGGGAAGAGGTGGTGCTCGATCTGGAACGACAGGTTGCCCGTCATCAGGTGCAACGCCGGCCCGCCGCTGATGTTGCCGGCGCCGAGCATCTGGCGCAGGTACCACTCGCCACGCGTCTCGTCGGCGATCGAGTCGCGGGTGAAGGTCTCGACGCCTTTGGGGAAGTGGCCGCACATGATCACCGAGTGCGACCAGAGGTTGCGCACCAGGTTCGCGGTCGCGTTGGCGGTCAGCGTCGTCAGCGCCGACGGTCCCGACAGCAACGGGTGGAGCAGGTAGTCGCGGGTCGCCTGCTTGCGGATCTTGCGAAGGGCGCCCTTCGCCTTCGCCTTGAACTCCTTCTTGTCCGCGCGGCCCTTGATGACCTTGCCGATCTCCAGGTCGTAGGCGGCGATGCCGTACTCGAACAGACAGGCGTTGACGAAGTTGAACAACGGCTGGCCGAGATAGAACTTCGACCAGCGCTGGTCCTCGTCGACGCGCATGATGCCGTAGCCGAGGTCATTGTCCTTGCCGAGCACGTTCGTGTACTTGTGGTGGATCTGGTTGTGCGAGTGCTTCCAGGCTTCCGACGGCGTCGCGTTGTCCCATTCCCAGGTGGAGGAGTGGATCGCCGGGTCGCGCATCCAGTCCCACTGGCCGTGCATGACGTTGTGGCCGATCTCCATGTTCTCGAGGATCTTCGCGATCGACAGGCCGATCGTGCCGGCCAGCCAGGCGGGTGGGAACAGGGACACGAGCAGCACGATCCGGCTGGCGAGCTCGAGGCGCCGCTGCGTCTCGATGACCTTGCGGATGTAGGCCGCATCGCGCTCGCCACGGCTGCCGATGATCTGCTCGCGGATCGCGTCGAGCTCACGGCCGAGTGCCTCGATGTCCTCGGCGCTCAGGTGTGCGATCGGGTTGTCGGTGCGGTGCTGGATGGCGGTCATGCCAACGTCTCCTCGGGAGCGCGGGTCAAAGGTCGATGCGGCAGGCGCCGGCCGCCGCGGAGATGCAGGTCTGGATCTTGATCCCGTCGCCGTCGGCGGCGGTGGTGAGCTCGCCGGTACGCAGGTCGCGGACCGCGCCTTCGCGCAGCGGTACGACGCAGCCGAAGCAGATGCCCATCCGGCAGCCCGACGGCATCAGCACGCCGGCCGCTTCGCCGGCGGTGAGGATCGGGGTGGCGCCGTCGCAGTCGACGCTGACCTCGCTCGCGGTGAACGCGACGGCGCCGCCCTCGCCGGGGACGACGATCGTCGGGCGGAACCGTTCGGTGTGCATGCGGTCGGCGATACCGTGCCCGGCCCAGAACGCCTCCGCGGCGTCGAGCAGCCCGGTGGGGCCGCACACCCAGGTCTCCCGCTCGGCGAAGTCCGGCACGAGCTCGGCGATCTGGTCGATCCGCAACATGCCGTGGACGTCGTCGTGCCGTTCGACCAGGCGCAGCCTGCCGCTTGCCGCGAGCTGGCGCAGCTCGGCGCCGTAGATGACGTCGGACGCGGTCGGCGCGCAGTGCACCATGACCGCGTCGGTGAGGTCGTCCAGACCATCGCGCAGCATGCCCATGACCGGCGTGATGCCGCTGCCGGCCGTGACAAACAACGCCTTCGCCGGGCGCCGGCTGGGCAGCGTGAAGTCGCCGGTCGCCTGGTCGAGGGTGACGAGCAGGCCCGGGCGGGCGCGTCGTACCAGGTGGGTGCTCACCACGCCGTCCTCGATCGCCTTGACCGTGATCGTCAGCCGGCCGTCGCGGCGGGGCGGTTCGGTCAGCGAGTACGCCCGCCACTGACGGACCCCGTCGACGTCGACGCCGATGCGGATGTACTGGCCCGCGACGTGGCCGCGCCAGCCGTGTCCGGGCTGGAGCACGAGGGTCACCGCGTCGCGGGTCTCCGGGCGGACTTCGACGACCCGCGCTCGCAGCGTCGCCGGCGACGACAGTGGGCTGAACAGGTCGACGTAGTCCGCCGGGACCAGTGGCGTCGTGAGCAGGCGTGCCAGCCGACCGACGCCTCCCTGGAGCCTGGTGCGCTGCGCGCTCACTGACTCGAGGACCGTCATGTTCCCCAGCGTGACGCGCGGTGGTGGACAATGTCTTGCGCGAACAGGGTGGCATGACGGCGATGATTTGTTCGGAGATGATAGAACCGTGCCCGCACCTCCCGACGAACCACTCAGGCTCGAGCTCGCCCCGGAGATCGTCGCCGGCCTGCACGCCCAGCTGCCGACGGTGGCCGCGCGCACCTGGGAGGCGATCGTCGCCGAGGTCGCGGAGTACGCCGAGCCGCAGCGCGGCGAGATCGGCGCCAACATCACCCGGGCGGTGGAGCTCGCCCTGGGCACGTTCCTGCGGCTCGTCGAGAGCGGCGCCGGTCTCGAGGCGGGCGGCCCGATCAGTGCGGCGCTCGAAGGCGCCTACGCGCTGGGCCGCGGCGAGGCGCGGTCGGGCCGCACGATGAACGCGCTGCTCGCCGCCTACCGGGTCGGGGCGCGCGTCGCCTGGCGGGAGTGGGGAGCGCTCGCCGTCGTCGACGGCGTACCGCCGGTCACGGTCGTGCAGTTCGCGGAGCTGGTGTTCGCCTACATCGACCAGCTGTCGGCGGCCAGCATCTCGGGCCACAACGACGAGCTCGCGACCAGCGGCCGGGTGCGCGTTCAGTACCTGGAGCGGCTCGGCCGCGCGCTCATCGGCGACGTCGGTGCTGAGGAGCTCGCGGAGCGAGCCGCCCGGGCGGACTGGCAGCCGCCGGCGACGTTGACGGCGGTGCTCGTGCCGTCTGCGCATGCCGGCGGTGTGGCCGGTCTGCTTGACGGGCGAACCCTCGTGCTCTCCGCCGACGTGGCGGGTCTCGAGCTGCCGGAGGACGTGACGACGTTGCTGGTGCCCGACGTCACGACGAGCCGGGCGTCGTTGTTCCAGCTGCTGCGCAACCGCCCGGCCGTCGTCGGACCCACGCGGCCGTGGGTCGACGCCGCGACTTCGTTCCGCCGGGCAGCGAAGGTGTGGAGCCTGGTCGAGCTACATCAGTCGCCGGTCGACACCGAGCAGCATCTGACCCGGCTCGTGCTCGACGCCGACCGTCAGGCGACGAGTGACCTGCGGGAGCGGATGCTGGCGCCGCTCGCGGGGCTGCCGGCGGCAAGCCGCGCCAAGCTCGCCGAGACGTTGCGGTCGTGGCTACTGCACCAGGGCCGTCGTGACGACGTCGCGGCCGAGCTGTTCATCCACCCGCAGACGGTGCGGTATCGGATGAGCCAGCTGCGAGCGGCGTACGGCGACCGGCTGCAGGATCCGCGCGAGGTCTTCGACCTCATCGTCGCGCTGGGTCCACCGGACGGGCACAGCTTGTACCAATCGGTCCAATAGGATCGCCGGATGGACTTCTCGCTGACGCCGACGGAGCGAGACCTGGTCGAGCTGTGCCGTGACTTCGCGAAGAAGGAGATCGCGCCGCGGGCACCCGCCGCCTGGAACGAAGCACGCTGCCCGACCGACCTGTTGCGCGAGATGGGGGAGCTCGGGCTGCTCGGGATGCTCGTCCCGGAGCTGTGGGGCGGCATCGGCATCTCGACCGTCGGGTTCGTCGCCGCGATCGAGCAGATCGGCCAAGCCGACCAGTCCGTGGCGGCGGCGCTGCAGGCGCACCTGACGATCGGGTCGCTGCCGTTGCTGCTGTTCGGCAACGACGCCCAGCGGGAGCGGTGGCTGCGGCCACTCGCCGAGGGACGCGCGCTGGGCGCGTTCGGGCTGACCGAGCCAGGCGCCGGGTCGGACGCGCGCGGGATCGCCACGCAGGCGGTCCCCGACGGCGACGGTTGGCGCATCAGCGGCCAGAAGACGTTCATCTCCAACGCGGGGACGGACATGTCCTTCGGGGTGACGTTGCTCGCCCGCACTCCCGCGGCGGCCGGCAAGCGTGACCAGGGCTACGCGACGTTCGTCGTCGAGAAGGATGCCCCGGGCTTCACGATGGGCCCGAAGATGCCCGGCATCGGCTGGCGCGGCCTGGACACCCGCCAGCTCTACTTCGACAACGTGTGGGTGCCGGGCGACCAGCTCGTGGGTGACCCGGACCTCGGGCTCGGGCAGTTCCTCGCCGCCCTCGAGGTCGGCCGGATCTCGATCGCCGCCCTTTCGCTGAGCCTCACCCAGGCGGTCCTCGACCTCGCGACGGACTACGCCAGGCAGCGCGTGCAGTTCGGCCAGCCGATCGGGAAGTTCCAGGCGGTCCAGTTCAAGCTCGCCGACATCGCCACCGAGCTCGAGGCGGCACGGTGGCTGACCTACCGGGCGGCGTACCTGCGTGACGCCGGCGAGCCGTTCCTCAAGGAGGCCTCCATGGCGAAGCTCAAGGCGAGCCGGCTGGCGATGTCCGCGGCGTCGGAGGCGGTGCAGATCCACGGTGGCACCGGCTACATGCTCGACACCCCGGTCGCCCGGTTCTACTGCGACGCCAAGGTGCTCGAGATCGGCGAAGGCACCAACGAGATCCAGCACGTGGTGATCGCCCGCAACCTCGGGCTCTGACGGGCGCCCGCGCAGCGGTCAGAAGGCGGCGAGGCGGCGCAGCGCGTCGGCGATGTCGGTGCGGTCGGGCAGCCACGCCTTCTCGAGGGCCGGGGCGTAGGGCGGGGGCGTCGGCGCGGCACCGATCCGTTCGATCGGCGCGTCGAGGTGGTCGAGGGCGTCCCGGGCGACGGTGGCCGCGATCTCGGCGCCGATGCCGAACGGTACGACGGCCTCGTGGGCGATCAGCAGCCGGTTGGTCTTGCGTACCGACTCGAGAACGGTCGCCATGTCCAGCGGCGCGACGGTACGCAGGTCGATGACCTCGACCGACACGCCGTCGGGCGCGACCGCATCGGCGGCGGCAACCGCCTCGTGCACCATCCGCGAGACCGACACGACGGTGACGTCGGTGCCCGGCCGTACGACGGCGGCCTTGCCGAGCGGCAGCACGTGCTCGGGTGACGGTTGGGGACCCTTCATGCCGTAGAGCAAGCGGTTCTCGATGAACACGACGGGGTTCGGGTCCTGAATCGCCGCTCGCAACAACCCGTAGGTGTCGGCCGGGGTCGACGGCATCACCACGGTGAGCCCCGGGATGTGGGCGAGCAACGCCTCCAGGCTCTGCGAGTGCTGGCTGCCCGACGACCGCCCCGCGCCGAACTGGGTGCGCACGGTCAGCGCCATCTCGGCCGCGCCCCCGGTCATGAACGGCAGCTTCGCCGCCTGGTTGAGCAGCTGGTCCAGGCACACGCCGAGGAAGTCCAGGTACATCAGCTCGACGACCGGACGCAGACCGGCCATCGCCGCGCCGACGCCGAGGCCCATGATCGCGGTCTCGGAGATCGGGGTGTCGCGGACCCGGTCGCCGAAACGCTCGCGCAGGCCACGCGTGAGACCGAACACGTTGCCGCCGTCGCCGACGTCGATGCCCGCGACGAACACCCGCTCGTCGGTCTCCAGCTCGATCTCCAACGCGGTGCGGACCGCGTCCATCGCCCGGAACACCGGGGCGTCCACGGCGGGCGGCGGCGGCTCGGGTCGCTCACGTCGGTCGACGACGACGTAGTCGTGCAGCGCCGCGACGTCGGGTTCGGCGAGCGCGCGGGCGGCGGCGACCGCCGCGTCGAGGTCGTCGCTGACCGCGTCCTCGACGGCCGCGAGCTCGTCCTCGGCGGCGCCGGCCGCGAGCAGGCGGGTGCGGTGCAACGCGATCGGGTCGTAGGCGGCGAGACCGTCGAGCTCTTCCTGCGACCGGTAGCGCTGCGGGTCGCCTTCGTAGTGGCCGTGCCAGCGGTACGTCGTGGCCTCGAGGACGGTGGGCCCTTCGCCGGCGCGCGCCCGTGCGACGACACCGGTCATCGCCTCGGCGACTGCCACCACGTCCGTGCCGTCGACGCCGACGTAGCCGATGCCGTATCCGGCGGCCCGCTGCTCGAAGGTCGCCACGTGCTGGTTCGCGGCGGGGGAGAACTCGGCGTACCCGTTGTTCTCACAGCAGAACACGACCGGCAGCCGCCAGACCGCCGCGAGGTTGACCGCCTCGTGGAAGGCGCCCTGCGCGACCGCGCCGTCACCGAAGAATGCCACCGCGACCGCGCCGTTGCCGCGCAGCTGCGCCGCGAGTGCGGCCCCGCCGGCGATCGGCAGGCCGGCGGCGACGATCCCGTTGGCGCCGAAGATGCCGCGCCGCGGGTCGGCGATGTGCATCGACCCGCCGCGGCCGCGGTTGGTGCCGGCGTCCTTGGCCATCAGCTCGGCGAACATGCCGAGCGGATCCAGGCCCTTGGCCAGGCAGTGGCCGTGGCCACGGTGGGTGGAGGTGATGACGTCGTCGTCGCGCAGCGGCCAGCACGCGCCGACCGCCGACCCCTCCTGGCCGATCGACAGGTGCACGAACCCCGGCACCTCGCCGTCGCGGTAGAGCGCGGCGACGCGCTGCTCGAAGCCGCGGATGACCAGCATCCGGCGGTACATCTCGACCTGCTCTGCGATCTCCACGGCGGGCGTTAGTGTACTGATCGGTACAACGACGAAAGGGCCGCTTTGACCGATCGACGAGTGGTCGTGATCACCGGCGCCGGCGGCACCCTCGGCGCCGCCCTGTCGGCGCGGTTCGCCGGCGAGGCGGACACGGACCTGGTGCTCAGTGACGTCAGTGAGGCCTCGCTCGCCGCGACGATCGACGGACTGCCGCCACAGCGGGGCGAGGTCGAGACGGTGCTCGCGGACGTGAGCGAGATCGCGCAGGTCGAGGCGGTCGCCGGCCGCGCCGTCGAGC
This region includes:
- a CDS encoding helix-turn-helix domain-containing protein is translated as MPAPPDEPLRLELAPEIVAGLHAQLPTVAARTWEAIVAEVAEYAEPQRGEIGANITRAVELALGTFLRLVESGAGLEAGGPISAALEGAYALGRGEARSGRTMNALLAAYRVGARVAWREWGALAVVDGVPPVTVVQFAELVFAYIDQLSAASISGHNDELATSGRVRVQYLERLGRALIGDVGAEELAERAARADWQPPATLTAVLVPSAHAGGVAGLLDGRTLVLSADVAGLELPEDVTTLLVPDVTTSRASLFQLLRNRPAVVGPTRPWVDAATSFRRAAKVWSLVELHQSPVDTEQHLTRLVLDADRQATSDLRERMLAPLAGLPAASRAKLAETLRSWLLHQGRRDDVAAELFIHPQTVRYRMSQLRAAYGDRLQDPREVFDLIVALGPPDGHSLYQSVQ
- a CDS encoding MFS transporter, whose protein sequence is MSQSSASQNNKWWTLVAVSLGTFMLLLDITIVNVALPKIQDELHSSFSDLQWVVDAYALTLAALLLTTGALADMYGRKRLYVVGLAVFTVASVLCGVAQGSVMLELSRALQGIGGATMFSVSLALLAHAFRGKDRGVAFGVWGATTGFAVAVGPVLGGALVSGLSWRYIFFVNLPIGIGALALTIFRVDESRDPQPRKPDWWGFILFTAGLAGVIYALIEAGLTSFGSTRVVACFAAGGVLIAAFLVAERFVAHPMFELSLFRLPTFSGGAIAAFGISASIFSMLLYITLYLQDLLQYSALQTGVRLVILSGGILVVATIAGRVSSHVPVRLLIGPGLLIVGVSMLLMRGLSAGSSWTHLIPGMIVGGVGVGMINPPLASTAVGVVQPQRAGMASGINSTFRQVGIATGIALLGTLFSKKAGSDVTKQLAHTPLAGKAKALSGALQNGEATSYLKHLPPQQVQLAAHAARASFTAALNEILLVAAIIAFVAGALALALIRAKDFVQHEAVGGAG
- a CDS encoding acyl-CoA dehydrogenase family protein; this translates as MDFSLTPTERDLVELCRDFAKKEIAPRAPAAWNEARCPTDLLREMGELGLLGMLVPELWGGIGISTVGFVAAIEQIGQADQSVAAALQAHLTIGSLPLLLFGNDAQRERWLRPLAEGRALGAFGLTEPGAGSDARGIATQAVPDGDGWRISGQKTFISNAGTDMSFGVTLLARTPAAAGKRDQGYATFVVEKDAPGFTMGPKMPGIGWRGLDTRQLYFDNVWVPGDQLVGDPDLGLGQFLAALEVGRISIAALSLSLTQAVLDLATDYARQRVQFGQPIGKFQAVQFKLADIATELEAARWLTYRAAYLRDAGEPFLKEASMAKLKASRLAMSAASEAVQIHGGTGYMLDTPVARFYCDAKVLEIGEGTNEIQHVVIARNLGL
- a CDS encoding phospholipase C, phosphocholine-specific; the encoded protein is MPGLSRRRFLAASAATAGAAVVGAGSASAATPRQHNRRRRYGDLRDIEHVVILMQENRSFDHYFGTLRGVRGFGDRSTITLPGGYSVFQQPIGVQGLPTVLTQYPWHLSEAPAEEYPGYNRPSSGKRGAQGYGGTSHSWDDQHGAWAGGLMNGWVEAKLGLTTLGYLDRSDIPFHYALADLYTVGDAYHCSVLSSTGPNRTYLWGGTVDAAQKHSGYTAYEGADELGRFLPWESYAETLQKAGVSWRLYQCIDNYGDAGLQYFKTFAELDPDQGGKAAPGNPYYEGGVARVAEPVTGISANADNLANAIRADVKAGTLPRVSWVVTNQAFSEHPDGAPNDGAYFVNGVLEALNADPDVFDSTLVIINYDENDGQFDHVPPPVAPPDTTDEWYDELLGSGGYGILFGGNTNAVPVGLGFRVPLILVSPWTRGGWVTSEVCDHTSVLQFLEKWTSALGKPAICPNISAWRRKVCGDLTRAFDFDAPVYGLPRLPATSVTGDPPGDGYSPPVVSNRMPRQEPGTRPARPLPYQPNANLVGVRLGLATTTVTISFSNNGPHVAKASHFAVYNNASLNPSYGDYPRNAPSQHTVDPVRDSAKQAVTADVELFGIALPGRYDVTVIGPNRFLRHFTGNALTGDATSQVSAEYYPRGLHHDPVLDLHLRNAGKHPVTFSIRSEHYGRPHTARVRVPAGSERHHLLDPVAASHGWYDVTVTITGDDSWSRRYVGHLETGRPSITGS
- a CDS encoding TIGR03560 family F420-dependent LLM class oxidoreductase; amino-acid sequence: MRFGLDVAQQRISWDELVRRVKLAEDLGFDGVWGFDHFQPMYGDGPGETFEGMTTLAALAGVTSKIRLGLLVTGVTYRHPSVLAAQALTIDHASHGRLELSLGAAWYDKEHTELGIPFPPLGERFDLLEDALEIVTRLYTGEVVDYAGHQVSLNQAYLRPLPVQRPHPPIWIGGSGMKRTIPLAAKYADVWHSFGSPKSMEEANTHLTKLAEQAGRDPASITRAGSLSLDDLETARKHAGKWRDAGYGYLVCGWPGDGEANVEAFARDVMPDFTT
- a CDS encoding ferredoxin reductase, with translation MTVLESVSAQRTRLQGGVGRLARLLTTPLVPADYVDLFSPLSSPATLRARVVEVRPETRDAVTLVLQPGHGWRGHVAGQYIRIGVDVDGVRQWRAYSLTEPPRRDGRLTITVKAIEDGVVSTHLVRRARPGLLVTLDQATGDFTLPSRRPAKALFVTAGSGITPVMGMLRDGLDDLTDAVMVHCAPTASDVIYGAELRQLAASGRLRLVERHDDVHGMLRIDQIAELVPDFAERETWVCGPTGLLDAAEAFWAGHGIADRMHTERFRPTIVVPGEGGAVAFTASEVSVDCDGATPILTAGEAAGVLMPSGCRMGICFGCVVPLREGAVRDLRTGELTTAADGDGIKIQTCISAAAGACRIDL
- a CDS encoding acyl-CoA desaturase → MTAIQHRTDNPIAHLSAEDIEALGRELDAIREQIIGSRGERDAAYIRKVIETQRRLELASRIVLLVSLFPPAWLAGTIGLSIAKILENMEIGHNVMHGQWDWMRDPAIHSSTWEWDNATPSEAWKHSHNQIHHKYTNVLGKDNDLGYGIMRVDEDQRWSKFYLGQPLFNFVNACLFEYGIAAYDLEIGKVIKGRADKKEFKAKAKGALRKIRKQATRDYLLHPLLSGPSALTTLTANATANLVRNLWSHSVIMCGHFPKGVETFTRDSIADETRGEWYLRQMLGAGNISGGPALHLMTGNLSFQIEHHLFPDLPSNRYQEIAPKVREVFERYGLSYVTGPFPRQLFSAWATVFRLALPNDFFGERAPAVAVEPEPALAA